In Gossypium arboreum isolate Shixiya-1 chromosome 6, ASM2569848v2, whole genome shotgun sequence, the following are encoded in one genomic region:
- the LOC108460753 gene encoding C2 and GRAM domain-containing protein At1g03370-like, with translation MKLIVGVIEARNIPAMDVNGFSDPYVKLQLGKQRHKTKVVKKTLNPSWGEEFSFKVEDLNEELLITVLDEDKYFNDDFVGQLKVSVSQVFDAHNKSLGTVWYSLHPRNKKLKNKECGEILLNIYFSQNNSYLDSTYNGDHASASRKHEDMDVKDISRSFSGSSNSSSPTRQDDNVSSKEEKSSAQKSLAGRITQMFNRNFDIGPTTSTRGTDLMEIPEISRADVFDNKSDDQSSSFEEAMEALCSRDQGSEIPSNLPGGVLLDQLYVIAPKELNSLLFSPDSSFPRSLAEVQGSTDLQIGPWKFENGGESLKRIYSYIRAPTKLIKAVKATEEQTYIKADGKTFAVLASVSTPDVMYGSTFKVEVLYCISPGPELPSGEESSHLVISWRMNFLQSTMMKSMIENGARQGLKESFEQFTTLLEQTIKPVDSKDIGLSKEQILGSLQAEPESDWKLAVQYFANFTMVSTVFMSLYVIVHICLAAPSTIQGLEFLGLDLPDSIGEFIVCGILVLQGERVLQLISRFMHARVQKGSDHGVKAQGDGWLLTVALIEGSNLAAVDSSGYCDPYVVFTCNGKTRTSSIKYQKSAPQWNEIFEFDAMKEPPSVLDLEVFDFDGPFDEATSLGHAEVNFVRSNISDLADVWVPLHGKLAQACQSKLHLRIFVENTRGGNVVTEYLRKMEKEVGKKINVRSPQTNSAFQKLFGLPPEEFLINDFTCHLKRKMPLQGRLFLSPRIIGFHANLFGHKTKFFFLWEDIEDIQVLPPTLASMGSPVIVVTLRPGRGMDARHGAKTRDEEGRLKFHYQSFVSFNVAYRTIMALWKARALSPEQKVQIVEEESEAKSLQSDGSGSFLGLEDVSMSEVYSCALPVPTGFCMELFSGGELEYKAMKKAGGLDYSCTPWESEKDDAYERQICYKFDKRVSRYRGEMTSTQQKSQLPNKNGWHIEEVMTLQGVPLGDYFNIHLRYQIEDLHSKAEGCQVRVFFGIAWLKSTWHQKRITKNIISNLQQRLKVIFGVVEKEFSRR, from the exons atgaagctcATTGTGGGCGTAATTGAAGCAAGGAACATACCAGCCATGGATGTAAACGGCTTCAGTGATCCCTACGTCAAGCTTCAACTTGGGAAACAGAGGCACAAAACCAAAGTGGTGAAGAAGACGTTGAACCCAAGTTGGGGAGAGGAATTTAGTTTCAAGGTCGAGGATTTGAATGAGGAGCTTCTTATCACCGTCTTGGATGAGGATAAGTATTTCAATGATGACTTTGTGGGTCAGCTTAAAGTCTCCGTTTCCCAGGTTTTCGATGCTCATAATAAATCTCTTGGCACTGTTTGGTATTCCCTCCACCCTAGGAATAAGAAGTTGAAGAACAAGGAGTGTG GTGAAATACTTCTAAATAtctatttttcccaaaacaaTTCATACTTGGACTCGACTTATAATGGTGATCATGCATCAGCATCGAGGAAGCATGAAGACATGGATGTTAAGGATATTTCTAGGTCTTTTAGTGGTTCATCAAACTCCTCTTCTCCGACGAGACAAGATGATAATGTGTCTTCCAAAGAAGAGAAATCAAGTGCACAAAAATCCCTAGCAGGTCGAATCACTCAAATGTTTAATAGAAATTTTGACATTGGTCCTACTACCTCCACTAGGGGCACTGATTTGATGGAGATACCTGAAATTTCAAGAGCTGATGTTTTTGATAACAAGTCTGATGATCAGTCATCTTCTTTTGAGGAAGCGATGGAAGCATTGTGTTCCCGAGATCAGGGAAGTGAAATTCCGAGTAATTTACCTGGAGGAGTGCTTCTAGACCAATTATATGTGATTGCGCCAAAAGAACTAAACTCTCTACTTTTTTCACCTGATTCAAGTTTTCCTAGGTCATTAGCAGAGGTGCAGGGATCTACAGACCTACAAATTGGGCCTTGGAAATTTGAGAATGGTGGTGAGAGTTTGAAAAGAATTTATTCTTACATCAGGGCTCCGACCAAATTAATTAAGGCTGTGAAAGCCACTGAGGAGCAGACATATATAAAAGCCGATGGGAAGACTTTTGCCGTTTTAGCGTCTGTGAGCACTCCGGATGTTATGTATGGGAGCACTTTCAAAGTCGAAGTGCTGTACTGCATTAGCCCTGGACCTGAGCTTCCATCTGGAGAAGAATCTTCCCATTTGGTGATTTCATGGCGGATGAACTTCTTGCAGAGCACAATGATGAAAAGTATGATAGAAAATGGAGCCCGGCAGGGTCTAAAGGAAAGCTTTGAGCAATTCACTACTCTACTAGAGCAGACTATTAAGCCAGTTGATTCAAAGGATATTGGGTTGAGCAAAGAACAGATTTTGGGATCATTGCAGGCTGAACCCGAGTCAGATTGGAAGTTGGCAGTCCAGTACTTTGCTAATTTTACTATGGTTTCTACAGTTTTTATGAGCTTATATGTAATAGTCCATATCTGCCTAGCTGCACCCAGTACAATTCAAGGACTAGAGTTTTTAGGGCTTGATTTGCCTGATTCAATTGGTGAATTTATTGTGTGTGGTATTTTGGTTCTTCAAGGTGAAAGGGTGTTGCAGTTAATCTCCCGCTTCATGCATGCCAGAGTGCAGaaag GGAGTGATCATGGCGTGAAAGCACAAGGGGATGGATGGTTACTAACAGTTGCCTTGATTGAGGGAAGTAATTTAGCTGCTGTAGATTCAAGTGGTTACTGTGATCCATATGTTGTGTTCACTTGCAACGGGAAAACTAGAACCAGCTCAATCAAGTACCAGAAATCTGCTCCCCAGTGGAATG aaatatttgaatttgatgcAATGAAAGAGCCTCCTTCTGTACTGGATTTAGAAGTTTTTGATTTTGATGGGCCTTTTGATGAAGCTACATCTTTGGGACATGCTGAGGTTAATTTTGTAAGATCTAATATATCAGATCTAGCTGATGTGTGGGTTCCTCTGCACGGTAAGTTGGCTCAGGCATGCCAGTCTAAGCTGCACTTGAGAATTTTTGTGGAAAATACAAGAGGTGGAAATGTGGTTACAGAGTACTTAAGAAAGATGGAGAAAGAAGTGGGGAAGAAG ATAAATGTGAGGTCCCCTCAAACGAATTCAGCCTTTCAAAAACTTTTTGGGCTTCCACCAGAGGAATTTCTCATAAATGACTTTACCTGTCACTTGAAACGGAAAATGCCTCTACAG GGTCGCCTGTTTTTATCACCAAGAATAATTGGGTTTCATGCCAATTTATTTGGCCACAAGACAAAATTCTTCTTCCTTTGGGAAGACATTGAAGATATTCAAGTTCTTCCACCTACTTTGGCATCAATGGGCAGTCCAGTTATTGTTGTGACTCTCCGTCCAGGAAGAGGGATGGATGCTAGACATGGTGCAAAGACTCGAGATGAGGAAGGCAGGCTGAAGTTCCATTATCAGTCTTTTGTATCTTTCAATGTAGCTTATCG aaCAATCATGGCTCTGTGGAAAGCCAGAGCCTTGAGCCCAGAACAGAAAGTGCAAATAGTTGAAGAAGAGTCCGAGGCAAAAAGCCTCCAAAGTGACGGGAGTGGATCTTTCTTAGGCCTTGAGGATGTCAGTATGTCTGAGGTTTATTCCTGTGCTCTTCCTGTTCCC ACTGGTTTCTGCATGGAGTTATTTAGTGGTGGTGAATTGGAGTATAAAGCTATGAAGAAAGCTGGCGGTCTTGACTATTCTTGCACTCCATGGGAATCAGAAAAGGATGATGCATACGAGAGGCAAATATGTTACAAATTCGATAAGCGTGTATCCCGCTATAGAGGAGAGATGACTAGTACTCAGCAGAAATCCCAACTTCCCAATAAGAACGGTTGGCATATTGAAGAAGTTATGACTCTCCAAGGTGTTCCACTCGGGGACTATTTCAAT ATTCACCTTAGATACCAAATCGAGGACTTGCACTCAAAAGCAGAGGGATGTCAGGTGCGAGTATTTTTTGGAATTGCATGGTTGAAAAGCACATGGCATCAAAAAAGGATTACCAAAAACATCATTTCAAATCTACAACAACGCTTGAAGGTGATTTTTGGTGTCGTTGAGAAGGAATTTAGTAGAAGATAG